The following proteins are encoded in a genomic region of Glycine max cultivar Williams 82 chromosome 18, Glycine_max_v4.0, whole genome shotgun sequence:
- the LOC100799162 gene encoding cationic peroxidase 1, translating into MILPNIKVRFFLLFCLIGIVSAQLSSTFYGKTCPNALSTIKSEVVSAVNNERRMGASLLRLHFHDCFVQGCDASVLLDDTSSFKGEKTAGPNAGSIRGFNVIDTIKSKVESLCPGVVSCADILAVAARDSVVALGGPTWTVQLGRRDSTTASLSSANSDLPAPTSSLSALISSFSNKGFSSKELVALSGSHTIGQAQCSSFRTRIYNDTNIDSSFAKSLQGNCPSTGGGSTLAPLDTTSPNTFDNAYFKNLQSKKGLLHSDQELFNGGSTDSQVNSYSSNPASFKTDFANAMIKMGNLSPLTGSSGQIRTNCRKTN; encoded by the exons ATGATTCTTCCAAACATCAAAGTTCGTTTTTTCTTACTCTTTTGCCTTATTGGGATAGTGTCAGCACAGTTATCCTCTACCTTTTATGGCAAAACGTGTCCTAATGCACTTTCAACCATTAAATCAGAAGTAGTGTCTGCTGTGAACAACGAGCGTCGTATGGGAGCCTCGTTGCTCCGTCTTCATTTCCATGATTGCTTTGTTCAA GGATGTGATGCATCAGTACTATTGGATGACACATCGAGTTTCAAGGGTGAGAAGACAGCAGGTCCCAACGCTGGTTCGATTAGAGGTTTTAATGTAATAGACACCATAAAGTCTAAAGTGGAGAGCTTATGCCCTGGTGTTGTTTCTTGTGCTGATATCCTTGCTGTAGCAGCAAGAGACTCGGTTGTAGCT cTTGGTGGACCTACTTGGACTGTGCAATTGGGTAGAAGAGACTCAACCACTGCAAGTTTAAGTTCTGCTAACTCAGACTTGCCTGCTCCCACTTCAAGTTTAAGTGCCCTTATCAGTTCTTTCTCCAACAAAGGTTTTTCATCTAAAGAACTGGTTGCTCTTTCAg GATCGCACACAATTGGGCAAGCTCAATGTTCAAGTTTCAGAACAAGGATTTACAACGACACCAACATAGATTCCTCTTTTGCAAAATCATTGCAAGGAAATTGCCCTAGCACAGGTGGTGGCAGCACATTGGCCCCTCTTGACACCACCAGCCCAAACACCTTCGACAATGCTTACTTCAAGAACTTGCAGAGCAAAAAGGGTCTCTTGCACTCAGATCAAGAGCTCTTCAACGGAGGATCCACAGACTCTCAAGTAAATTCCTACAGCAGTAATCCTGCAAGTTTCAAAACTGACTTTGCCAATGCAATGATTAAAATGGGGAACCTTAGTCCACTCACTGGGTCTAGTGGCCAAATTAGGACCAATTGTAGGAAGACCAACTAA
- the LOC100800219 gene encoding cationic peroxidase 1, producing MATTSFYMTIPIFKIRFFLFLCFFGIGSSQLSSDFYSTTCPNALSTIKSVVDSAVSNEARMGASLLRLHFHDCFVQGCDASVLLNDTTSFTGEQTARGNVNSIRGFGVIDNIKSQVESLCPGVVSCADILAVAARDSVVALGGPSWTVQLGRRDSTTASLSSANSDLPRFDLSLQQLSDNFQNKGLTTAEMVALSGGHTIGQAQCSTFRTRIYNETNIDSSFATSLQANCPSVGGDSNLAPLDSSQNTFDNAYFKDLQSQKGLLHTDQVLFNGGSTDSQVNGYASDPSSFNTDFANAMIKMGNISPLTGSSGEIRTNCWKTN from the exons ATGGCTACTACTTCTTTCTACATGACCATACCAATCTTCAAAATTCGCTTCTTCTTGTTCTTATGCTTTTTTGGGATAGGTTCTTCTCAATTGTCCTCTGATTTTTACTCCACAACGTGTCCCAATGCACTTTCAACCATTAAGAGCGTAGTGGACTCTGCTGTGAGCAATGAGGCTCGCATGGGAGCATCCCTCCTACGTCTCCATTTCCATGATTGCTTTGTTCAA GGATGTGATGCATCAGTGCTATTAAACGATACAACAAGTTTCACAGGTGAACAGACGGCACGTGGCAACGTTAATTCCATAAGGGGTTTTGGTGTAATAGACAACATCAAGTCTCAAGTTGAGAGCTTATGCCCTGGTGTTGTTTCTTGTGCTGATATTCTCGCTGTGGCTGCAAGGGACTCTGTTGTTGCT CTTGGTGGACCTAGTTGGACAGTGCAATTGGGCAGAAGAGACTCAACCACTGCAAGTTTAAGTTCTGCAAACTCAGACTTGCCCCGTTTTGATTTAAGTCTACAACAACTTAGCGATAATTTCCAAAACAAAGGTCTCACCACCGCAGAAATGGTTGCTCTGTCAG GAGGGCACACAATTGGGCAAGCTCAATGTTCAACTTTCAGAACAAGGATTTATAACGAGACCAACATAGATTCCTCTTTTGCAACATCATTGCAAGCAAATTGTCCAAGCGTGGGTGGTGACAGCAATTTGGCCCCTCTTGACAGCAGCCAAAACACCTTTGACAATGCTTACTTCAAGGATTTGCAGAGCCAAAAGGGTCTCTTGCACACTGATCAAGTGCTCTTCAATGGAGGATCCACTGACTCTCAAGTAAATGGTTATGCCAGCGACCCTTCAAGCTTCAACACTGACTTTGCCAATGCAATGATTAAAATGGGGAACATTAGCCCACTTACTGGCTCTAGTGGCGAAATCAGGACCAACTGTTGGAAAACCAATTAA